The DNA segment TCGCCCTCTCCGGCGATCTCAAATATTCCAGTCCTTCTGATGTCAACTTGGGCCATGTGATCGTGTCATGATTGGGGTTGCTGTTGACAAATTAGTGCAAATCTTGTCACAAGTAGTAAACTGACTCAATAAcagttaacaaaataaacacagaagtATTCATAAATCGGGGCCTGACTTGACAAGTCTTAcattttttagcttttatttccGCTACTTTGTCTGAGTTTGTCTCTAATGTAAGCTTTGGGgtattttagaaattatttaggggtttttaacagttttataatCGTAAAATCTTGTGTTATCGTAAGAAATTGAGCATATCTTCTCAAAACCGTGTAATAAGTTCACCTTACCCTCTCTGTGCAAAGCGAGTCCAGTAGGACATCATTCGAGATGAAACCGATTCGTCTTCAATCGTGTAGTTGTACTCTTGCGGTAATCCAAAGACAGCTTCTATTTCGTATCCATGCATGACTCCGGTCCATTTTGGCCATGCCAAGTTCGACAGCTGGTGCTCAAAGGAATACAGATAAACATCATGGTTCTTTGCGTATTCGTTGGCGAAGTCCACTATGTCGCACTTGAAGAAATCGTCTCCGCTGATGTCGTCAACGATGTCTCTGAGAGATTCCCTCTGGGAAGGAAGAACATTGTCGTAGTATTCGGATATGATGGCGCTGTCGGTCTTGTTGTCGCCACGGAAATTTAAAGCCTTGACAACTTCTTTGAAGTCAGAGAATGACAGGACTCCTTCGTTTGAGAGAGGAAAGCCTTCCGGGAATATgtagagaagaaaatatatgcCTTCATCTTTGTTTACGCCAATAATCACTTCCGTGTCTTTAATCTCTCCACTGGCGATAAGATCTTTAGGTTCTCTGGGAAGAAAGTAGCTGTCGACAACTGGACCAAGCACTACTAGATCGTCTGATAGGTACTCCATGGTGTCGGTTATAGTCTGGACATTCGCCAGTTGCAGGCAATGAAGCATTAATCTCGAGAATTTCGATGGACATCCAAGTAAGCTTGCCAGCTTTTTCCCTCGCTCAATGGCAAGGGTTCTCGGCTGCACAGCCCAGATGTTCAAGGGACCTCCACTCTCCATGATTGCTCGGGAGAAAAATCCGTTTGATAATGGTGACAGGAGATGTAACCC comes from the Pomacea canaliculata isolate SZHN2017 linkage group LG12, ASM307304v1, whole genome shotgun sequence genome and includes:
- the LOC112576849 gene encoding acetylcholinesterase-like → MVKITVFVLEAALLLHLSTTTLTLNYTRVVHTTLGPIRGLVNVVGDKTVNVFWGIPFAKPPTGPRRFKHPEPPEPWSEVKDTVTKPNSCFQSIDTSFGQFQGVQAWIPKTPLSEDCLYLNVWVPQGFSTPPRATMVWIYGGSFSSGASTLDIYDGSKLAATENVIVVSLNYRVGSLGFLYTGNDDAPGNQGLMDQTMALKWVHDNVGFFGGSKDTITIFGESAGAGSVGLHLLSPLSNGFFSRAIMESGGPLNIWAVQPRTLAIERGKKLASLLGCPSKFSRLMLHCLQLANVQTITDTMEYLSDDLVVLGPVVDSYFLPREPKDLIASGEIKDTEVIIGVNKDEGIYFLLYIFPEGFPLSNEGVLSFSDFKEVVKALNFRGDNKTDSAIISEYYDNVLPSQRESLRDIVDDISGDDFFKCDIVDFANEYAKNHDVYLYSFEHQLSNLAWPKWTGVMHGYEIEAVFGLPQEYNYTIEDESVSSRMMSYWTRFAQRGNPNHDTITWPKLTSEGLEYLRSPERAIRSEVGFVINSAASGGAFFRFCAVD